Part of the Gemmatimonadota bacterium genome, TCCCGGTCGTGCCGGTTGCGCCGGCCGTCCCGGTCGCGCCGGTTTCCCCGGTCTCCTCGTCGACGATATCGTCACAGTAGCGCATGAAGGCGTAGACCGCACACATGGCCCGCCTTCGTTCGGCCGGCAGGACGAGGAAGGAATAGTAGAAGTTCTTCGCCCTCGATTTCGCCACTGCGCGGCAGAAGTCATAGGAACGTTCTAGCGAATCCATAGTCGTTTCAGTGCGTATTTCATGAACAGGCCGGTCTTCCGTGCGGTTGACAGGGTGGGCCGCCGGGTCAGCACGTCGAAACGCCGTCTTTCGATCTGGTCCAGCAGGGCGGAACCGCACCGGTTGAACAGTTCGATGTCCAGTCCGACCCTCGCGTCCACCATTCCGCACAATCCGAGCCCCTCATCGAACAGCTTGCGCGTTCGGTTCACCTGGTACGCCATCAGTCCCCTGAATCGATCGTCGACGACCCCGGCCTCCAGGTCCTCTTCGGTGTAATGGTACCGGTCCAGATCCTCCATAGGCAGGTAGATCCGGCCCTTTTCCAGGTCTACTCGCACATCCTGCCAGAAGTTGGCCAGCTGGAGCGCGGTGCACGTGGCGTCGGACAGCAACTGGCGTTCCCTGTCCCGGTAGCCGCACAGGTAGAGCACGAGACGGCCCACGGGATTGGCGGAATAACGGCAGTAATCGAGCACGTCAGCGTAGGTCCGGTAACGCGTCACGACCTGGTCCTGTCGGAACGCGGTCAGCAGGTCCCGGAACGGGGCAATCGGTATGTCGAACCGGTCGATCGTTTCCCGCAGGGCGATGAAGACCGGATGACGGAATTCGTTGTCGTAACAGGCCTGTAATTCGGCATCCCACCAGTCGAGCAGCTCGAGGGACAGGTCCGTGTCTCCGGTTTCGTCGGCGAGGTCGTCGGACCACCGGCAGTAGGCGTAGACATGGTAGAAGTGCCGCCGGAGCGCGCTGGGCAGAAAGGGGGAAACGACGATGAAGTTCTCGTAGTGCCGGCGCGCGAGGTGCCTGCAGTACCGGTGAGCGGACTCCAGGGAGGCGTCCCCGGCGCCGGGCAGCGCGTCGAGCGCGAGATCATTGAACCGGAGTACGGCTTCCGGCAAATAGTCAGGTAACTGAGACATGAATAAGACGCGGAAAGACCGTCTCCCGGTCCGCCTGGACTGCCTGGACTGCCTGGACTGCCTGGACTGCCTGGACTGCCTGGCTCGCCTGCCCCGCCTGGTCGACCTCCCAGACTGAACGCTGGGATCGTCTGACCAGGCGTCGGGCTTACCCGCAGGCGGCCGGCGGCAGGATGCCGGTACGTGTACTACTCGCTCCGGCCGTGGTTCAGCCGGGTTCCGCTGCCTTACCCACCGCTGCAGGCGAATTCCAGTACGAGTTCCTCTTCGAGGCGGTACTCGATGAGGTCCTTGATGGTTGCGATTTTCAGATGATGCTCGTCGGCGATTTCGACCAGGCGGGGAAGACGGGCCATGGAGCCGTCCTCGTCCAGCACCTCGCACAGGACACCCGCCGGGTAGAGACCGGCCAGCCGCATCAGGTCGACCGTGGCCTCGGTGTGCCCGTCCCTTTCCAGCACGCCGCCGTCGCGTGCCTGCAACGGAAAGAGGTGACCCGGCCGTTCGAAGTCCTCCGGTGTCGTATTCGGGTTCACGAACAGTTGAGCGCTTACCGCCCGGTCATGGGCGGAAATGCCGGACGTCACGCCGTTTATCGCATCCACGGATACCGTGAATGGCGTGTCCGCCGTCGACGTTTTCCCATCGACCATGATGGGGATGTCCAGCTCGGCGAGCCGCTGTTTCGTGGTGGGCAGGCAGATCAACCCCCGTCCGTGCCTCGACATGAAGTTGATGATTTCGGGCGTGACCTTTTCGGCGGCTACCATGAAGTCGCCTTCGTTCTCGCGGTTCTCGTCATCGATGACGATCAGCACCCGTCCTGCTCTTATTTCTTCCACGGCCTCGGGAATGGTGCAGAAATGGGATAACATCTCGCTTACCCCCTTTTCTAAGGTGTAATTAAACACGAGCGGCGCGCGCTCACAATCGGATTCGCAAGTGAATGGATTTTCAGGAAGAACGCTCTGGCCGCCGTGCCTCGGTGGAAAATTAGACATATGTTCATAAGGGGATTATATTCATACCGAATATGAATTGCATGAGGTCCCCGTGAGTATTCTGTGAGGAACGTATGAATCCGTCATTTTTTTCGTCGGAATCCGCAAATTGAGTCCCGAATGACGCAACAGACCGCCGCCAAAGGCTTCCGTTTCGACGATTTCGTGCTGGACATCCAGAACCGCCAGGTTCGCCGGAAACACGCCGTGCTGCCTTTGAGTTCCAGGTATTTCGACGTACTGGTGCTGCTGGTATCCAATGCGGGACAGCTTGTAGAGAAGAACCGCATCTTCGACGAAGTCTGGGAGCACGTGATCGTCAGCGATACGGCGCTGACCCAGTGTATCAAGTCGATCCGGAAGCAGCTGGAGGATGACGCGTCGAATCCCCGTTACGTCAAAACGGTGCCGAAGCATGGGTACGTCTTCATCGGCGAAGCGGTGGAGATCGTGGATGAACCGTCCCCGCAGGCGACCAAAGACGAGCCGACCCGTCCGTACAAGTTCCTCGACTACTACACCGAAAACGACCAGGGCCTGTTCTTCGGCCGCGAAGAGGAGATCGAGAACATCTGCTCCCGCATTCTTGCCCGGCGCTCGTTCCTCCTCTACGGCCGTTCCGGCGTCGGCAAGAGTTCGATCCTCCGGGCTGGCGTCATCCCGAGGTTGCAGGACCAGGGTCACCTGACGTGTATCATCCGGAGTTTCACCGATCCGCTGCAGCACATGCAGCGGATGGTCCGCCGGCTCGTAACGGATAACGGTGCGGGCGGCTTCGATCCGGACGGCGTTTCTCTGCAGGATCTGCTGCACCGGCACTGGTCCGGCCCCGCATCCCGGATCGTCGTCATGCTGGACCAGTTCGAAGAGTTCTTTCTCCTGCTCGATGAACAGGGCCGGAAGGCGTTCATCGATGAACTCGCCGTGATCATGGAGGACGATGCGCTTCCCCTGCAGTTCGTCTTCGTAATGCGGGAGGACATGCTCGCGGAGATGAGCCGGCTCAAACCGGCGGTCCCGGAGATCTTCCACCATGAATACCGTCTCGGCCGTCTGACCTCCGAACAGGCCGCACAGGCCATCACGGGTCCCGCCTGGCGGGTCGGCTGCCGGTTCGAAGACGCACTCGTCGACCGCCTGCTGGAGGATCTCTCCGACGAGAACTCCGTCGATCCACCTCACCTGCAGATCGTGTGCGATACGCTATACGATCAGCGCAATACGAAAAACCTCATCACGGAATCGGCCTACGACCAGCTGGGCGGCGCTTCGCAGATCCTGGCCGACTATCTCGCCAGGGTCCTCCGCCGGTTTTCGGCGGCCGACCTGTCCGTGGTACAGCAGGTGCTGCTGGCGCTCATCTCTGCGGAGGAGCGGCTCATCGTCGTGCGGGAGGCCGATCTGGCTGCGCGGATCCAGACCGGCGACCGTTACGACGCCGACACCCTCGGCACGCTGCTCGGGGAACTGGTCGACGCCCGTATCGTCCGGCGCAGAAACCAGGAAGGGGAAGGGTGGCTGGAACTCGCCCACGAATGCATGATTCCGGAGGTGTCCCGCTGGCTGACCGGCAGCGTTTACGAAGCGAAGCAGGCACGGAGCCTGCTCGAACGTTCGGTGGAGAATTACAGGACCTACCAGCTCATCATGGACCGCGAAAGCCTGGACCTGCTCGCGCCGTACCTGGAGGAAATCGGCGTCTCTGGCGACGAAGCGTACCTGCTCTGTATCAGCCTGCTCAACCGGGACCGGCCCGTTCCGGCCTGGCTGGTTGAAAAGGTCCCGGATGCGGTGAACGTGATTCTGGAGGCCATGTACAATGATCGCCGGGAAGTCCGCAAGCGGGCGGTGGAGTCATCCCGGCCCGTGCGCTGCGCGGCGCTGAACAACCGGCTCCGGAACCTTGCGTTGCGGGATCCCATGCTGAGCGTGCGCCGGGCGGCAAGTATCGAGCTGGCGGACTGGTTCGGTTCGGCCGTGGAATCGATACTGACCCGACCCACGGGAAACGAGTCCGTAAGCCGCCTCCAGCGCGCGGTCAGCCTGGCCTTTCTGCGGGAACAGAACCGGTCGGTCAAGCTTTCCCGGCTGTACCGCGTCATGGTGATGGTAGGTTTCATACTGATGCGCCTGCAACAGGGCGGGATCGACATCATGCAGCAAGGCATAGGAGGTACGTTCGGCGGTGCCGTGTCCGGCCTGTTCGGCGGGCTGCTCCTCGGAACCGCCCTGGCCGCCGTTAGTTCCGGCCTGTCGTCGGAGGCGCTTACGCCCATTTTCGTCCTGGCCGGCCTGGGCCTGTTCGGCGGGGCATTCGGCGGTGCGGGCGTGTCCTTCGGCATGGTCGCGCTCCGGCGCGTATCCGGAAAATACGGCCGGTGGCTCGGTGTACTGGGCGGCGCGCTGGGCGGCGGCATGGTGGGCGCCGCGTTCAGCCTGTACAGTGCCGATACCATACAGACCCTGTTCGGCCGGCAACCCGCGAGCCTGACCGGCGGTCTCGAAGGCGCCTTCATCGGCGCGGGCGTGGCTCTCGGACCGGTCGTCACCTACTATCTGGCAAGGCGGCCCGGGCAGTGGCGAAGCCTGCTCTATATCGTCTTCGGCGCACTGGGCGGCATGATCGCCAGCATCCTCCTGACTGTGATGGGCGGTAACATGTTCACGGCCAGCCTGGAAACCCTGCGGCAGTCTTTCGATGCGTCGCAGATACGGCTTGAAACCATCGCGACGATCTTCGGGGAAGGAGAGTTCGGCCGTACTACCCAGGTCGCCCTGGGCGCCCTGGAGGGGTTGCTCTTCGGTGGGGGCGTTACGGCTGGCATTGAAATATTCACGCGCTCGAGGGAGCGGGTCGAAGGGCGGTTCGGCAAGGGCGGGTAGGTACGCGTGCAAGGCCGCGCGGCAGTTATGAATTAGGCGCGGGGATGCGTGCTTGCGCGGCAGTTTTGAACCAAGCGCAGGGATGCGCGCATGCGCGGCCGGCCGCGCGAGAAGGGGAAGATGAACCGTGGAGCATCGTAAGGAAGGCGCGGGACTTCCGGGCGAATTCGAGGTGATCCGGCGTATCGGGCACGCGGTGCCCGAGGCGAATCCGAGCGTCCTGATGGGGATCGGCGATGACGCCGCGGCCGTAGTGCCCGCACCCGGCATGACGACCCTGCTGACGACCGACACCTTCGTGGAAGGCGTGGACTTCGACCTGGCCTTCTCGTCCTGGCGGCAGATCGGATGGAAGTGCATGGCCGCCAATTACAGCGATATTGCGGCCATGGGCGGCGTGCCCCGGCACGCACTGACCACCCTCTGCCTTCCTGCCCATCGGTCCATGGAGGACGTGGAGGCGTTGTACGCGGGGTTTCAAGACCTGGCCGGACACGCCGGCCATCCCGTGTCCATCGTCGGAGGCGATCTGAGTTCGGTGGTCGGTCTGGACGGGCCGACCGTCATCTCCATCACGGTGAGCGGAGAAGCCGCGGAGGAACACATCACGCGGCGCAGCGGCGCCCGGGTGGGTGACATCCTGTGCGTGACCGGACACCTGGGCGCGAGCGAGACCGGCCTGCGCCTGCTGCGTTCGGCACGGGAACAGTCGACCGCAGGGAGCCCGGCCGCGGGAAGGCCGGCAACACAAGGGCCGGCAACACAAGGGACGACGGAGCGGTCGGCGACGCCACGGACGGCGGTGCGTCCGGATTCGGAGCAGCCGGCGGACCGGTTCGAAGGCGTACTATGCCGCCACCGCACCCCCGTTCCGCGGGTCCGAGAGGGTGTTCTTCTGTCAAACAGCGGGTGGGTCCGCGCCATGATCGACGTGAGCGATGGGCTGAGTTCAGACGCCCTTCACGTGGCGCACGGTAGCGAGGTAGGGTTGAACCTGGATGGGAACGCCCTGCCTATCGCAGAGGAAACCAGGCGGGCCATGGAGGAGCTTCGGCTGGATCCCGTTGGGACGGCCCTGGAGAGCGGCGAGGAATTCGAACTGCTGTGCGCTATTGCGCCGGAAGGGGTGGAGCAACTGGCGAACGAGCTTGCGGATCATACCGGAACGATGCTGACCCCCATTGGAGAATGCGTCTCCGCCGACAGGGGATGCACCATTACGGATCACTCCGGACCCCGGCCCCTGCGGCCGCAGGGGTACGAACATTTCAGTGGCTGACGTCAATGGCTGACGTCAACGGCTGATGGCTAAATTTCTATTTCCACGGCGTCGCCGGTCACCCGGACCGGGAAGCAGGTGAGGTTTTCGTAGGCAGGAGGCGACAGGACGTCGCCGGTGGTCACATCGAAAGACGCGCCGTGGAACGGACACCAGAGGTCGGTGCCGTCCAATTCCCCTTCGCTCAGGGGCGCGCCCATGTGGGGGCAGAAATTGTCGGCGGCATAGTACTTCCCGTCCACGTTGCAGAGGACGATCTCCTTCCCGCTGATCGAGACCATCTTCATCTGGCCCGGACTCAACTCATCCAGTTCCGCCGCCTTGACATATCCCATTACGCTTGCTCCTCTATCGGTCCCGCGTGATCCGGGTACTGCGTGACCCCGGAACGACGGGTCAACCCGGTATGACGATCCGCTGACCGATTTGCAGCCGCCTGGCCTGCACGTCGGGGTTTGCCCGCATCAGGGCCGCGAGGGTAACCTTGAAGGCCCGGGCGATCCGCGCCAGCGTGTCCCCCGACCTGATGTTGTAGGTCACCGCACCGCCTGTTCCCCTTCCGCCTCCGTTTCCGGACAGGCGAAGCACCTGGCCGGGGTGGATGAGGTCTCCACGCAACCCGTTGGCCAGCTTCAGCGCGACGACGGACGTCCCGTAGTACCGGGCGATGCGGGTCAGCGAGTCGCCGCGTCGGACGGTGTGCGTGGCGGCGTCCCTCGACGTACCGTACGAAGCCGCCTGCCCGGCCCATAGACCTCCATTGTAGTTCCTTCCGGGTACGCGGAGGACCTGGCCGATGCGGATCAGGCTGCCCCGGATCCGGTTCATGCTCCGGAGTCTGCTGACCGAAGTCCGGAATCTGCGGGCGATGTGGCCCAGTGTATCACCCCGCCGCACGCGGTACCTGCGTACCTCGGGAGGGGGCTTGAAATCCGACTCCGGTAGCTCGTGGAGACTGCCGAGAAGGGTCGAACCCGCGCCCAGGGGTACGCGCAGCGAATACCCGGTGGGCGGTGTCACGCCATACCGGATATCGGTGTTCAGCGCCTTGAGATCGTCCTGCGACATGGCGAGCAGTTCGGCGACATGCTGCAACGCGACGGACTTGTCGATGCGGACCTCTTCGATAAGATGGGGTTCGTAGGTATCCGGCAGTTCAACGCCGTATTTCTCCGGGTTCTCTAGAATATGCAGCACCGCGAGGAACTTGGGCACGTAGTTCCGGGTCTCCCTGGGCAGCCGCATTTTCCAGTAATCCCGGTTCCCCGTCCGGTTGATCTCGCGGAGCACCCGGTACTCCCCGCAGTTGTATGCCGCCATGGCGAGAAACCAGTCGTCGAACATGGTGTACAGGTCGCCCAGGTAGGCAAGGGCCGCCGGGGTGGCCTTGATGGGGTCAAAGCGGTCGTCTACCCAGCCGGACCGCTGGAGTCCGTACCGTTTTCCCGTATCGTAGATGAACTGCCACATGCCCGCCGCGGACGCCCACGAGAACGCCCTGGGCTTGAAGCCGCTTTCGACGATGGGAAGCCATTGAAGCTCCGGCGGCATTCCCCTGGCGGCCAGTTCTTCGCGGATCATCGGGGTGTAGCGCCCGGACCGCTGGTACGCGGTCTTGAGTATGTTCAGGCTTCGGTCTTTGAGAAACAGATTGATCTGTTGGGTGACGCGGCGGTTGAGTACCCTGGGGATCGAACCCCGGACTTCGGCGGCGGCGCGGCGCCTGTTCTGGATACGGTCCACCAGCGGTCCAAGCCTCGTGAGGAGTTCGGCCTGCTCGGGTGTGGCCGCGTGCTTCTGGTCGTCGCTCAGCAACACGAGCAGTTCAAGCACTTCATCGACCGCGGCGCGCGCGGCCGTTGTGTCGGATCGCTCCAGCGCCGAGAGGGCCGCGTCATATCGCAGCCTGGCGTCGGCAAGCAGGCTGGCCGGATCCTTCATCGCCAGGGAATCGGACGGGGTGACGTGATCGAGGGTAAGATTCGGGTCCGGCAGTTCCTCCACCGCGACGGTATTCCCGGCGGTATCCGCCGTACCGGCCGGGGGCGTCGTGCGCGCGACCGGTTCAAGGGTCCGGGGGGCGGCGCAACCGACGAGGATCACAAGGCCTATGAGCGGGAGGTGTCTAATCATATCCATGCCTGCGATTCAGATACCGAACAAGCCGCCGGACGTCGATCCACCGCCCGGCAACTGCCTCCAAAGCCACCTGAAATATATGGTCAACCTCCGGGGAGGCAAGGGCTTTTAGAAAAAAGTATGTACCATCAGGACGCCTCGCGACGCGCTCATGACGCCTCGCACTCGGCAAGCGCCCGGTCTATTTCCGCGACAACCCACGGATCTTCCTCGGTCTTCCGCGCCTTCTTCAGTTCCGCCAGCGCCGTTGTGCCACCCACGTTCCCCAGCGCCCAGGCCGCATGGCCCCGGACCAGCGGTTCGTCGTCGCCCAGCGAATCGGCGAGGGCGGAAACCACTCCAGGGTCCTTCGTGTTGCCCAGGGCCACGGCGGCGTTCCGCAGCAGGCCGCGCCGCTTCGTCCGTTTGATGGGACTGCCCTTGAACCGGGTCCTGAACGTCTCCGACGTCATCCCCAACATTTCGACGAGGTCCGGCAATTCGTTCCAGGGACGGGCAGCGAAGGCCGGATGA contains:
- a CDS encoding squalene/phytoene synthase family protein, with the translated sequence MDSLERSYDFCRAVAKSRAKNFYYSFLVLPAERRRAMCAVYAFMRYCDDIVDEETGETGATGTAGATGTTG
- the hpnC gene encoding squalene synthase HpnC, encoding MSQLPDYLPEAVLRFNDLALDALPGAGDASLESAHRYCRHLARRHYENFIVVSPFLPSALRRHFYHVYAYCRWSDDLADETGDTDLSLELLDWWDAELQACYDNEFRHPVFIALRETIDRFDIPIAPFRDLLTAFRQDQVVTRYRTYADVLDYCRYSANPVGRLVLYLCGYRDRERQLLSDATCTALQLANFWQDVRVDLEKGRIYLPMEDLDRYHYTEEDLEAGVVDDRFRGLMAYQVNRTRKLFDEGLGLCGMVDARVGLDIELFNRCGSALLDQIERRRFDVLTRRPTLSTARKTGLFMKYALKRLWIR
- a CDS encoding winged helix-turn-helix domain-containing protein is translated as MTQQTAAKGFRFDDFVLDIQNRQVRRKHAVLPLSSRYFDVLVLLVSNAGQLVEKNRIFDEVWEHVIVSDTALTQCIKSIRKQLEDDASNPRYVKTVPKHGYVFIGEAVEIVDEPSPQATKDEPTRPYKFLDYYTENDQGLFFGREEEIENICSRILARRSFLLYGRSGVGKSSILRAGVIPRLQDQGHLTCIIRSFTDPLQHMQRMVRRLVTDNGAGGFDPDGVSLQDLLHRHWSGPASRIVVMLDQFEEFFLLLDEQGRKAFIDELAVIMEDDALPLQFVFVMREDMLAEMSRLKPAVPEIFHHEYRLGRLTSEQAAQAITGPAWRVGCRFEDALVDRLLEDLSDENSVDPPHLQIVCDTLYDQRNTKNLITESAYDQLGGASQILADYLARVLRRFSAADLSVVQQVLLALISAEERLIVVREADLAARIQTGDRYDADTLGTLLGELVDARIVRRRNQEGEGWLELAHECMIPEVSRWLTGSVYEAKQARSLLERSVENYRTYQLIMDRESLDLLAPYLEEIGVSGDEAYLLCISLLNRDRPVPAWLVEKVPDAVNVILEAMYNDRREVRKRAVESSRPVRCAALNNRLRNLALRDPMLSVRRAASIELADWFGSAVESILTRPTGNESVSRLQRAVSLAFLREQNRSVKLSRLYRVMVMVGFILMRLQQGGIDIMQQGIGGTFGGAVSGLFGGLLLGTALAAVSSGLSSEALTPIFVLAGLGLFGGAFGGAGVSFGMVALRRVSGKYGRWLGVLGGALGGGMVGAAFSLYSADTIQTLFGRQPASLTGGLEGAFIGAGVALGPVVTYYLARRPGQWRSLLYIVFGALGGMIASILLTVMGGNMFTASLETLRQSFDASQIRLETIATIFGEGEFGRTTQVALGALEGLLFGGGVTAGIEIFTRSRERVEGRFGKGG
- a CDS encoding thiamine-phosphate kinase; this translates as MEHRKEGAGLPGEFEVIRRIGHAVPEANPSVLMGIGDDAAAVVPAPGMTTLLTTDTFVEGVDFDLAFSSWRQIGWKCMAANYSDIAAMGGVPRHALTTLCLPAHRSMEDVEALYAGFQDLAGHAGHPVSIVGGDLSSVVGLDGPTVISITVSGEAAEEHITRRSGARVGDILCVTGHLGASETGLRLLRSAREQSTAGSPAAGRPATQGPATQGTTERSATPRTAVRPDSEQPADRFEGVLCRHRTPVPRVREGVLLSNSGWVRAMIDVSDGLSSDALHVAHGSEVGLNLDGNALPIAEETRRAMEELRLDPVGTALESGEEFELLCAIAPEGVEQLANELADHTGTMLTPIGECVSADRGCTITDHSGPRPLRPQGYEHFSG
- a CDS encoding non-heme iron oxygenase ferredoxin subunit; translated protein: MGYVKAAELDELSPGQMKMVSISGKEIVLCNVDGKYYAADNFCPHMGAPLSEGELDGTDLWCPFHGASFDVTTGDVLSPPAYENLTCFPVRVTGDAVEIEI
- a CDS encoding LysM peptidoglycan-binding domain-containing protein, whose protein sequence is MIRHLPLIGLVILVGCAAPRTLEPVARTTPPAGTADTAGNTVAVEELPDPNLTLDHVTPSDSLAMKDPASLLADARLRYDAALSALERSDTTAARAAVDEVLELLVLLSDDQKHAATPEQAELLTRLGPLVDRIQNRRRAAAEVRGSIPRVLNRRVTQQINLFLKDRSLNILKTAYQRSGRYTPMIREELAARGMPPELQWLPIVESGFKPRAFSWASAAGMWQFIYDTGKRYGLQRSGWVDDRFDPIKATPAALAYLGDLYTMFDDWFLAMAAYNCGEYRVLREINRTGNRDYWKMRLPRETRNYVPKFLAVLHILENPEKYGVELPDTYEPHLIEEVRIDKSVALQHVAELLAMSQDDLKALNTDIRYGVTPPTGYSLRVPLGAGSTLLGSLHELPESDFKPPPEVRRYRVRRGDTLGHIARRFRTSVSRLRSMNRIRGSLIRIGQVLRVPGRNYNGGLWAGQAASYGTSRDAATHTVRRGDSLTRIARYYGTSVVALKLANGLRGDLIHPGQVLRLSGNGGGRGTGGAVTYNIRSGDTLARIARAFKVTLAALMRANPDVQARRLQIGQRIVIPG